TTGCTATGCTTTTAAAGAAGATACCGCGCATTTCTTTGTGAAAGATCAGGAGCATCCTTATGTGCAGGAAAAGCCTTTTGACTGGATACGTGGATACCAGGTGGGTGGCAAGTCATTGATATGGGCGAGGCAAACGCAACGCTGGAGCAATTTTGATTTTGAAGGGCCTGCCAGGGACGGTTTCGCAGTAGACTGGCCTATCCGCTATAATGATCTCGCACCCTGGTATAGTTATGTGGAGAAGTTTGCCGGGATTGCAGGAAACAAAGACGGATTGAAAGAGCTGCCGGATGGAGAATTCCTGCCCGGCTATCCACTCAATGCGGTGGAAGATTATTTCAGCAAACAGGTGAGCAGTAAATATAGTAACCGTCATATTATCAGCGGTCGTTGTGCACATATATCCCAGGTGCAGCCTATACACCTGGAGCAGGGGCGTGCGCAATGCCAGAACAGAACCTTGTGCCAACGGGGATGCCCGTTTGGCGGCTACTTCAGCAGTAATTCTTCTACACTTCCCTGGGCGGCAAAAACCGGTAATATGACACTTCGTCCGTTTTCTGTCGTTCATTCCGTTATTTACGATGAGCAAAAAGGGAAAGCCACCGGTGTGAAAGTTATTGATACAAATACCAAAGAGGAAATTGAATATTTCGCAAAAGTTATTTTTGTGAATGCTGCCGCTTTGAATACGAACCTTATATTGCTTAATTCCACTTCTCATCGGTTTCCAAATGGCATAGGGAATGATAACGGCCTGCTTGGAAAGTTTGTGGCTTTCCATAATTATAGCGCCCGTATTCATGCAGAATTTGATGGATTAAAAGAATTTACTACTGACGGGAGAAGGCCAACCGGCGGATACATTCCGCGGTTTAGAAATGTATTTAAACAGGAAACAAATTTTCTTAGGGGATATGCCGCAGGATTTTCTGCTTACAGAAGTAATGACCGTGATACAAACGGTGTAGGAAGCGGGTTAAAAGAGAACCTGTTACATCCTTCATTAGGACCATGGCGGGTAGGCTCTCATATGATGGGAGAAACGATTCCCAAAGAGCATAATACCGTGAGCCTGGATGGCAGTCTGAAAGATGACTGGGGTGTTCCTTTACTGAAAGTAGCTGTAGACTATGATGATAATGATGAAAAGATGCGGAATGATTATTTTGAACAGCTGTCGGAAATGTTTACCGCAGCTGGCTTCAAAAATATTGGTACTGATAAGGTAGACATGGCCCCAGGGCTTGATATTCATGAAATGGGCGGTGTAAGAATGGGCAAATCTCGGGAAACATCCTTATTGAATAAATGGAATCAGTTACATGCCTGTAATAATGTGTTTGTAACAGACGGCGCATGTATGACGTCTACATCTACACAAAATCCTTCGCTTACTTATATGGCGTTAACAGCCAGGGCGGCAGATTATGCGATACAGGAATTGAAGAAAGGTAATTTGTAGTGCAATGGTAACAGGTGAAGTAAATATTTTAAACACGTTTGAATAAAATAAATTCTGTAAAATGAAGCATTTCGTATTATCGTTAACCATGCTTGCCATCGTTACATATTGTAATGGTCAGTCTTCCTCATCCAGGCAATATCCTGAAACAAAACTGGGCTGGAAGCTGGGAGCCGTGTCTTATAACTTTAAGAATTTTACATTCTGGGAGGCGATTGATAAATTTGATAGTTGTAAGCTGATATATATAGAAGGTTTTCCGGGACATGTTATTGGCGAAGGGGTGGAAGGAAAGCTGGATTACCATATGAATGAAGCTACCAGGAAACAAGTACTGCAAAGATTAAAGAAGAAAGGAGCGGTGATGGCTGCTTACGGCGTTGTTACCCCTAAAAGCGAAGCTGATTGGCGGCAGCTGTTTGAATTTGGGAAAGCAATGGGTATAAAAACCTTTACTTCGGAACCTGACGAAAAAGATCTTCCGCTGATATCAAAGCTTTGTGATGAATACCAGATCAATGTAGCCATCCATAACCATTCCTATCCTACACATTACTGGAGTCCGGATATTGTGCTGAAAGCTATACAAGGACAAAGTAAACGCCTTGGAGCCTGTGCCGATATAGCGCATTGGGTAGAATCCGGCCTGGATCCCATCGAGTGTTTGAAAAAATTAGAAGGACATGTATTACATTCGCACCTG
The Chitinophaga sp. MM2321 DNA segment above includes these coding regions:
- a CDS encoding GMC family oxidoreductase, whose product is MANLNIDSVKERTFDAIVIGSGISGGWAAKELTGKGLKTLVLERGRDVKHNVDYPTTNMYPYELEHRGELKLDVRKENPIAGRCYAFKEDTAHFFVKDQEHPYVQEKPFDWIRGYQVGGKSLIWARQTQRWSNFDFEGPARDGFAVDWPIRYNDLAPWYSYVEKFAGIAGNKDGLKELPDGEFLPGYPLNAVEDYFSKQVSSKYSNRHIISGRCAHISQVQPIHLEQGRAQCQNRTLCQRGCPFGGYFSSNSSTLPWAAKTGNMTLRPFSVVHSVIYDEQKGKATGVKVIDTNTKEEIEYFAKVIFVNAAALNTNLILLNSTSHRFPNGIGNDNGLLGKFVAFHNYSARIHAEFDGLKEFTTDGRRPTGGYIPRFRNVFKQETNFLRGYAAGFSAYRSNDRDTNGVGSGLKENLLHPSLGPWRVGSHMMGETIPKEHNTVSLDGSLKDDWGVPLLKVAVDYDDNDEKMRNDYFEQLSEMFTAAGFKNIGTDKVDMAPGLDIHEMGGVRMGKSRETSLLNKWNQLHACNNVFVTDGACMTSTSTQNPSLTYMALTARAADYAIQELKKGNL
- a CDS encoding sugar phosphate isomerase/epimerase, translating into MKHFVLSLTMLAIVTYCNGQSSSSRQYPETKLGWKLGAVSYNFKNFTFWEAIDKFDSCKLIYIEGFPGHVIGEGVEGKLDYHMNEATRKQVLQRLKKKGAVMAAYGVVTPKSEADWRQLFEFGKAMGIKTFTSEPDEKDLPLISKLCDEYQINVAIHNHSYPTHYWSPDIVLKAIQGQSKRLGACADIAHWVESGLDPIECLKKLEGHVLHSHLADLNEKNNKEARSVPWGTGVVDIAGIIKELKRQHFNGQISAEYEYNWYNSVPDIKAGVIYFRKIIARP